A genomic region of uncultured Paludibaculum sp. contains the following coding sequences:
- a CDS encoding BMC domain-containing protein has translation MVILDAMEKTGSVRVLQAELNDQPGVCLKVVGPLGDVQSAAAAARQMAESMHVASVVDVISAPHGDAPLAYQAQPDFNPLFSQATVQVPVTGNEKEKVVDQQAGFAVGLIETQGFTAVFEAIDTALKTASVEVLAREKLGGGYITVIIKGDVAAVSAAVEAGKKRVEGLGKLIAAHVIPSPSQGVISLLPKL, from the coding sequence ATGGTGATTCTGGATGCCATGGAGAAAACCGGCTCGGTCCGCGTCCTGCAGGCTGAACTGAACGATCAGCCGGGCGTCTGTCTGAAGGTGGTTGGACCGCTGGGGGATGTGCAGTCCGCCGCGGCCGCCGCGCGCCAGATGGCCGAGAGTATGCATGTGGCCTCGGTGGTCGACGTCATTTCCGCGCCGCATGGCGATGCTCCGTTGGCCTACCAGGCTCAGCCTGATTTCAACCCGTTATTTTCGCAAGCGACCGTACAAGTGCCCGTTACCGGCAATGAAAAGGAGAAAGTCGTGGACCAACAAGCAGGATTTGCGGTCGGATTGATCGAAACTCAGGGCTTTACAGCCGTCTTCGAGGCCATCGATACGGCACTCAAGACGGCGTCGGTCGAGGTGCTAGCCCGTGAGAAACTGGGCGGCGGCTACATCACGGTGATCATCAAGGGCGACGTGGCGGCTGTTTCGGCGGCGGTGGAGGCCGGGAAGAAGCGAGTGGAAGGTCTGGGCAAGCTCATCGCCGCCCACGTCATCCCCAGCCCGTCCCAGGGTGTGATCTCTCTGCTCCCAAAGCTCTGA
- the ppk1 gene encoding polyphosphate kinase 1, whose translation MPGNKRRNPKPSPPASAKSAPKGAKPEPAAIDLNAPSLYVNREISLLAFQSRVLEEARDPSNPLLERVKFLSILGSNLDEFFMVRVAGVANQIESGILDAGPDGMSPARQLEAIRTYCQSLFTEAQLCRRALFDELRTHGIHVLDYRELTEHQKDHARRYFDDTIYPVLTPLAFDPGRPFPHISNLSLNLSVLIRDPNGIEHFARVKVPDSLPQLVPLQKSAHKRNGKGISFVWIEQVIQANLGSLFPGMEIVESHPFHVTRDAEMAIQELEAEDLLETIEEGVRQRRFGAIVRLQVPKQMPERLLEILKTNLEIDDTDVYKTEGPLSLVRLRHLASLERPELKEAPFTPASLKPLVEEEDIFSMVRHGDILLHQPFDSFQPVVDFLRTAARDPQVLAIKMTLYRVGRNAPVVEALLEANENGKQVAVLVELKARFDEESNIEWARALEKEGVHVVYGLVGMKVHCKVAMVVRREGSLMRRYVHLSTGNYNAVTAHLYTDLGLFTCDEDFGADSTDLFNYLTGYSAKSDYRKLLVAPINLRQRLEGLIQREIAHAKAGKDSRIIMKMNALVDPRVIRMLYKASQAGVQVDLLCRGICCLRPGVPGVSDNIRVISVVGRFLEHSRIFYFRNDGEEEIYIGSADIMPRNINRRVETLFPIQKAALVRQIRDRILSVYLADNVKARRMKADGTYEKVQRKEGEKPYSAQAILLKSRC comes from the coding sequence ATGCCGGGCAACAAGAGACGAAACCCCAAACCAAGTCCGCCCGCGAGCGCCAAGAGTGCGCCCAAGGGGGCAAAGCCCGAACCAGCGGCGATCGACCTGAATGCGCCGTCCCTCTACGTCAACCGGGAGATCAGCCTGTTGGCTTTTCAGTCGCGGGTCCTGGAAGAAGCTCGTGACCCCAGCAATCCTCTTCTGGAACGCGTGAAGTTTCTTTCCATCCTGGGCTCAAACCTGGATGAGTTCTTCATGGTCCGCGTGGCCGGGGTGGCCAACCAGATTGAATCGGGCATTCTCGATGCCGGTCCGGACGGCATGTCCCCCGCGCGCCAGTTGGAAGCAATCCGCACCTACTGTCAATCGCTGTTTACCGAAGCCCAGCTATGCCGGCGGGCACTATTCGACGAACTGCGTACGCACGGCATCCACGTGCTGGACTACCGGGAGCTGACCGAACACCAGAAAGACCACGCCCGCCGCTATTTCGACGACACCATCTATCCCGTACTCACACCGCTCGCCTTCGATCCCGGCCGCCCGTTTCCGCACATCTCCAATCTCAGCCTGAACCTCTCGGTGCTGATCCGCGATCCCAATGGGATCGAGCACTTTGCCCGCGTGAAGGTGCCCGATTCACTGCCGCAACTCGTCCCACTGCAGAAGAGCGCCCACAAACGGAACGGCAAGGGCATCTCGTTTGTCTGGATCGAACAGGTGATCCAGGCCAATCTGGGCTCGCTGTTCCCCGGCATGGAGATCGTCGAGTCGCATCCATTCCACGTCACGCGGGACGCTGAGATGGCGATTCAGGAACTGGAAGCCGAGGACCTGCTGGAGACCATTGAGGAAGGTGTCCGCCAGCGCCGGTTCGGCGCCATCGTCCGGCTGCAGGTGCCCAAACAGATGCCGGAGCGCCTGTTGGAGATCCTGAAGACCAACCTCGAGATCGACGATACGGACGTTTACAAGACCGAAGGACCGCTCTCCCTCGTGCGGCTGCGGCACCTCGCGTCGCTCGAACGGCCCGAACTGAAAGAGGCGCCCTTCACGCCAGCGTCATTAAAGCCGCTGGTGGAGGAGGAAGACATCTTCAGCATGGTGCGCCACGGAGACATCCTGCTGCACCAGCCTTTCGATAGCTTCCAGCCCGTGGTGGATTTCCTCAGAACCGCGGCGCGCGATCCGCAGGTACTCGCCATCAAGATGACGCTCTACCGCGTGGGCCGCAACGCTCCCGTGGTGGAGGCCCTGCTGGAAGCCAACGAGAACGGCAAGCAGGTGGCCGTGCTGGTGGAGCTAAAGGCGCGCTTCGACGAGGAGTCCAACATCGAATGGGCGCGAGCGCTGGAAAAAGAGGGCGTCCATGTCGTCTACGGTCTGGTGGGCATGAAGGTGCACTGCAAGGTGGCCATGGTGGTCCGCCGCGAGGGCAGCCTGATGCGGCGCTACGTACACCTCTCCACCGGCAACTACAATGCCGTCACGGCGCATCTCTACACCGACCTCGGCCTCTTCACCTGCGATGAGGACTTCGGCGCCGATTCCACCGATCTCTTCAACTACCTCACCGGCTACTCGGCCAAGTCGGACTATCGTAAATTGCTGGTCGCCCCCATCAATCTCCGGCAGCGCCTGGAAGGACTCATCCAGCGCGAGATCGCACACGCCAAAGCAGGTAAGGACTCGCGGATCATCATGAAGATGAACGCGCTGGTGGATCCACGCGTGATCCGGATGCTCTACAAGGCCTCGCAGGCCGGCGTCCAGGTGGACCTGCTGTGCCGCGGCATCTGCTGCCTGCGGCCCGGAGTGCCAGGGGTCAGCGACAACATCCGGGTGATCAGCGTGGTGGGCCGCTTTCTGGAGCACAGCCGCATCTTCTACTTCCGCAACGACGGCGAGGAAGAGATCTACATCGGTTCGGCCGATATCATGCCGCGCAATATCAATCGCCGCGTGGAAACCCTCTTCCCCATTCAAAAAGCCGCGCTGGTCCGGCAGATCCGGGATAGAATTCTATCCGTCTACCTGGCCGACAACGTGAAGGCGCGCCGCATGAAAGCCGATGGAACTTACGAGAAGGTTCAACGGAAGGAGGGGGAGAAGCCGTACAGCGCCCAGGCCATCCTCCTCAAGAGCCGATGCTAG
- a CDS encoding SGNH/GDSL hydrolase family protein: protein MLRIAMSTFLAAVLPLCAQPQGAPTAVPNDQQVMSLYERCLQLIEASGVASPELGRAGVPLAENMRQTMESLKFLGIRNPQLHYKFMTNLRAFVLISDTVPKPEPFPEVGRQQLAELRDDLGRIELYFQHQIADLQAELRSPDRDELARYRDANTGLPAPDPKKPRVVFLGDSITDMWRLNEYFTGKDYVNRGINGQITSQMLARFQADVVQLKPAAVLILAGTNDIGRGVSPAVIQNNLTMICDLADAHKIRVILASILPVSDHHKSTNPMWERTKLRPPAAILEMNKWLKATCEKRGYTYLDYYPALAGADGQLAPNLADDGLHPNPGGYRVMAPLAQAAIEKALGPATPAQPTGRKRRLF from the coding sequence ATGCTGAGGATTGCCATGTCTACCTTCCTGGCCGCTGTTCTACCACTCTGTGCCCAGCCGCAAGGCGCGCCCACCGCGGTGCCCAACGACCAACAGGTGATGTCGCTCTACGAGCGCTGCCTGCAGTTGATCGAGGCCAGCGGAGTGGCCAGTCCCGAACTGGGCCGCGCCGGCGTCCCCCTGGCCGAGAACATGCGCCAGACCATGGAGAGCCTGAAGTTCCTGGGCATCCGGAATCCGCAACTCCACTATAAGTTCATGACGAATCTGCGCGCCTTCGTCCTCATTTCCGACACAGTTCCGAAGCCGGAGCCGTTCCCCGAGGTGGGCCGCCAGCAACTCGCCGAGCTGCGCGACGACCTGGGCCGCATCGAGCTCTACTTTCAGCACCAGATCGCCGACCTCCAGGCCGAACTGCGCTCGCCCGACCGGGATGAACTGGCTCGCTACCGCGATGCAAACACCGGACTGCCCGCACCCGACCCCAAGAAGCCGCGCGTCGTCTTTCTGGGCGACTCCATCACCGACATGTGGCGCCTGAACGAATACTTCACGGGCAAGGACTATGTGAATCGCGGCATCAACGGCCAGATCACCAGCCAGATGCTGGCCCGGTTTCAGGCTGATGTCGTGCAACTGAAGCCGGCCGCCGTCCTGATTCTCGCCGGCACCAACGACATCGGACGCGGCGTGAGTCCGGCCGTCATCCAGAACAACCTCACCATGATCTGCGACCTGGCCGACGCGCACAAAATCAGGGTGATTCTGGCCAGTATCCTGCCCGTCTCCGATCATCACAAGAGCACAAACCCCATGTGGGAGCGCACGAAACTCCGGCCGCCCGCCGCCATTCTCGAGATGAATAAGTGGCTCAAGGCGACGTGTGAGAAGCGGGGCTACACCTATCTGGACTACTATCCCGCACTGGCTGGCGCGGACGGGCAACTGGCCCCCAATCTCGCCGACGACGGGCTGCATCCCAACCCCGGCGGCTATCGCGTGATGGCGCCGCTGGCTCAGGCCGCCATCGAAAAAGCGCTGGGACCGGCAACTCCGGCACAACCCACTGGCCGCAAGCGGCGTCTATTCTAG
- a CDS encoding DUF3108 domain-containing protein yields MSAHFGLRRSDRICKTGVNMRLWNPPGGALAVWTLLLAGRCLAQHAAPTPPETLSYGVEWRFVRAGEVQLKWAEGSHQLDMTMKSVGLVATLFTVNDVYRAIFDPGLCVTSLTWDVHEGRRNREVKATFDRTKKRSSFLEKDLNNNTVALAKEIDVPACVHDVTGGLHKLRQLRPAPGSTVELPISDGKKVVMARVEAQQKETIKTPLGQFPATRYEAFLFNGVLYGRKGRLFIWISDDDRRLPVQIKVQLPFYVGTLTLQLEKAH; encoded by the coding sequence ATGAGCGCTCATTTTGGTTTGCGGCGTTCCGACCGCATCTGCAAGACTGGAGTGAACATGCGCTTGTGGAATCCGCCAGGCGGCGCGTTGGCAGTATGGACTCTCCTTCTGGCGGGGCGGTGCCTTGCGCAACACGCCGCGCCCACTCCCCCCGAAACCCTCAGCTATGGCGTGGAATGGCGATTTGTGCGCGCCGGCGAAGTCCAGTTGAAGTGGGCCGAAGGCAGCCATCAGTTGGACATGACGATGAAGAGCGTGGGCCTGGTGGCCACTTTGTTCACGGTAAACGATGTCTACCGTGCCATCTTCGATCCTGGCCTGTGCGTGACCTCGCTGACCTGGGACGTGCACGAAGGCCGTCGCAATCGCGAAGTGAAGGCGACTTTCGACCGGACCAAGAAGCGTTCCTCCTTTCTGGAAAAAGACCTGAACAACAACACTGTGGCCTTGGCCAAGGAAATCGACGTCCCGGCCTGTGTCCACGACGTAACCGGCGGGCTGCACAAACTGCGCCAACTCCGGCCGGCGCCTGGCTCTACGGTGGAACTGCCCATCAGCGACGGCAAGAAGGTAGTGATGGCCCGCGTCGAGGCGCAGCAGAAGGAAACGATCAAGACCCCGTTGGGCCAGTTCCCGGCCACACGGTACGAGGCATTTCTATTCAACGGCGTCCTGTACGGACGCAAGGGCCGGCTTTTCATCTGGATCAGCGACGACGACAGGCGGCTGCCCGTGCAGATCAAGGTCCAGCTTCCGTTCTATGTAGGCACGCTGACTCTCCAGCTCGAAAAAGCCCACTAG
- a CDS encoding dihydrodipicolinate synthase family protein — MKLKGVFTPTLVPVDEKGQINEAELRRFLSWLIDKGVHGLYPNGSTGEFTRFTAEERQRIARITCEVAKGRVPVLAGAAEANIRETLKACETYAGYGATAVAIVSPFYYKLGPEALYAHFAEIARNAPIDVTLYNIPMFASPIDVPTIQRLSEFERIIGIKDSTGDVAFMMRMIAAVRPNRPDFTFLTGWDVVLAPMLMIGADGGTNATSNVAPELMCKLYDLTTSGQWDEALKLQSTILEIFDLMLYPFEFPDGFRAGAALRGFDFGQGRQPSTPKQDADKAALGKVLRCMLADAGFVEPPAAGCAPRTGNSEKDRITQIALEIVEQLEERGLICRKP, encoded by the coding sequence GTGAAACTGAAAGGCGTATTCACCCCCACACTTGTTCCGGTGGACGAGAAGGGGCAAATCAACGAAGCCGAACTGAGGCGCTTCCTCTCCTGGCTCATCGACAAGGGTGTCCACGGACTCTATCCCAACGGCTCCACCGGCGAATTCACACGCTTCACCGCGGAAGAGCGCCAACGCATCGCCCGCATCACCTGCGAAGTGGCGAAGGGCCGCGTGCCCGTGCTGGCCGGCGCCGCCGAGGCGAATATCCGGGAAACCCTGAAGGCCTGCGAGACCTACGCCGGTTACGGTGCCACAGCCGTGGCCATTGTCTCGCCGTTCTACTACAAGCTCGGGCCCGAGGCGCTTTACGCCCACTTTGCCGAGATCGCCAGGAATGCGCCCATCGACGTCACGCTGTACAACATCCCCATGTTCGCCAGCCCCATTGATGTGCCCACCATCCAGCGGCTCTCCGAATTTGAACGGATCATCGGGATCAAGGACTCCACGGGCGACGTCGCCTTCATGATGCGCATGATTGCCGCCGTCCGCCCGAATCGGCCCGACTTCACGTTCCTCACCGGCTGGGACGTCGTCCTGGCGCCCATGTTGATGATCGGCGCCGACGGCGGCACGAACGCCACCAGCAATGTGGCTCCGGAGCTGATGTGCAAGCTGTACGATCTGACGACCTCCGGCCAGTGGGACGAGGCGCTCAAGCTGCAGTCCACCATCCTGGAGATCTTCGACCTGATGCTGTATCCGTTCGAGTTCCCCGATGGATTCCGCGCCGGTGCCGCCCTCCGCGGCTTCGATTTCGGCCAGGGCCGTCAGCCCTCGACGCCGAAACAGGATGCGGATAAGGCCGCGCTGGGCAAGGTGTTGCGTTGCATGCTCGCCGATGCGGGTTTCGTCGAACCACCGGCCGCCGGCTGCGCGCCGCGCACTGGAAACTCAGAGAAAGATCGCATTACGCAGATCGCCCTGGAAATCGTTGAGCAGTTGGAAGAGCGAGGTCTGATCTGCCGGAAGCCCTAG